A stretch of DNA from Nitrospinota bacterium:
TTTGGATGAAGAGTCGCTCCCCGTTCCCCGGTGTCTGGGCGAGTGCCCCAGATAAGGGGAAGACCAGGAAGAAAAGGAGACCAAAGAATAATGCTCTTTTCATCCACTTAAGCCTAGTGGAGCTATGAGGCGGATTCCTTAGTTTTTGGCTCACTAATTAATATGTGCCATCATGTTATACTTCCCAGGGTCTGTCAACGGGATTTCGGCCGCTGGCCGCCAAAAAAGGTGTCGGGGTGCTGACCGCCTGAGGCGGAGCTGGCGACTCCGACTACCCATATATAAACCCCCTCCGTATACACGACTCGCACTTCGAACCCACGGACAGGGGGTCGCAAGCGACCTTTGGTCGGCCCTATCCTTACACTGGTTGTGCCGGGGTGATCCGCCTTGGGCGGAAGGCGGATCTGCTCGGGGGATGCGGACAAGGAGGTGTCCGCCTCAGGCGGAGCCATGACGGGCTCAGCCTTCCAGACGCGTCAAGACACGGAGGAGCTCGGCGACGCTCCAAGCCTGCGCGGTGCAGCCCTGGGGCGCGTGAGGGGGATCGCCGTCGAAGAGCTCCGACACTGTGCCCAGGCACGCCTCTTGGAGGTGATCCAGCAGGGGTTCGAGGAGTCGGCGGGCGTGATCGCGGACGTTTGGGCCCTCGCCGTGTACCGCAAGATAGGCGTCGATGTACGGGCCCATCAGGTAGGCCCAGACGGTTCCCTGATGGTAGGCCGCGTCTTGCTCCCAGAGGGTTTTGCCGTGGCGCCCCTTGTAGCGGGGGTCGTAGGGAGAGAGCGTGCGGAGCCCCATGGGGGTAAGCAGGTGGGCCGTCACCACCGCAAGGACGCCGGCCCTCCGGGCCTCGTCCAGCATGGGGTAAGGGAGGCTTAGGGCGAAAATCTGGTTTGGCCGAATGGAGACGTCTCGCTCATCACCCCGAACCAGGTCGTAGCAGTGTCCCCCATCGTCGTACCAGAAGGCCTCATCGAAGCGTTCCCGGACCCGCCCGGCAAGGGCCGCCCAACTCTCGGCATCGCTTGACCAACCCAGCCGCTCGGCGAAGGTGGCCCCGATGCTGAGCGCATTGTACCAGAGGGCGTTGACTTCGACGGGCTTGCCGTGGCGCGGGGTGATGACGACTTCGCCCACCTTGCCGTCCATCCAGGTGAGGTGGCTCCCCGGCCCGCCGGCCGTCAAAAGACCATCGACATCCATCCGGATGGCCGAGGTGGTCCCCGCTTCATAAGCCGAAAGGATGGCCCGAGATGCCTCGCCCAGCCGGTCCTTGAGGAATACCTCATCGCCGGTGGCCTCCATGTATCGGTGGGCGGCCACGATGAACCAGAGGGCGGCATCGACGCTGTCGTAGCTGGGAGGGCCGCCGTCTTCTGGAAAGTAATTGGGCAGCAGGCCGTCAGCCAGCAGCCCGGCATACGTCTCGAGAATGGAGCGTGCGAGGGTGGGCCGGCCCGCGGCCAGGGCGAGCCCGGGGAGGCTGATCATCGCATCCCTGCCCCAGTCTGTGAACCAAGGGTAGCCGGCGATAACGTTCGTTCCCTCTGCGCCCCGCCGGACGATGAAACGGCTTGTTGCATGAGAGAGGGTCTCAACGGCCTGCGATGCGCCGGGCCGCACCAGGCTCGAGCGGCGTTCGCGCTCGGCCTCCATCAGGGCTTCACGATCGACGGAGCCTGGGCGCTGGGCGGAGGCCACGACGGTCAACCAGCCTCCCGGCTCGATGCGCCCGATGAGGGCGAGGGGGCTGTAGAGGTCCTCTTCGTCGGCCAGCCCCCGCTCCGTCTCCCACGGATAGGTAAGCTGATGGTACCAGAAGGCGGACGTATCGACCCTGCTTCCTGTGTGGGCCACGTAAAGTGGATGCAGGCCGGAGGGCGGCTCCACGACGACGATGTCGTCCTCTTGGCGAATCGTAGTCTCCATGGAGGTCTCTTCCCCCCTGAGCTCGTGGTGGCCTCGGAAGCCGACCATGAGCCTGAGGTGAATGTCGGCCGGCTCCTCGGCCTGGCGAAGGTGGTAGGCGACTACGGTGGTGGGCTCCCCGTGGACCATGAAGCAGTGCTTGTCAAGGAAAGCCTCGCCCATCCGGTAGGTGAAGATGGGCCAGGGGGCGAGGCGGAAGAGGTCGAGGTGGGTGTGGCCGTGGGGGTAGATGGTGTCGGGGTAGCAGTTGGCCGACAGCAGGAATGGGGTGCCGCCTAAGCTGACGGTCTCCTCGATCTTGGCGAGCAGGAGGAGGCGGTCCACCGGGGGTGTCGCCGCGGCGATGAGCAGGCCATGGTAGCGGCGGGTGTTGATGCCGAGGACCGTGGAGGAGGCGTAGCCGCCCATCCCGTCGGTCTCGAGCCACTCGAGGGTGATGGCCCTGGAGAACTCCCGTAGGGCGGTATGGTCAACAGTAACAAGGGGCTTCACGAAGCTCGGCGCTCCCTCCAGGGGCGGTCGGCCCCTATATCTTAGGGGATGGTGGGCCGAAGGGCAAGGGCCTAGCGATTTAATTGACCCCATGCAGCATAAACCGAGCCGAGTTGTCTCTACGTGCCACCTAATGGCACGGTTTTGCTTGCTTTTCCTCGGTTTTCTCCACGGCCCTCGATATTTCCCATGGTTATGGCGCATACCGCTTGATTTTACTTAATGGGTTTGTTATTGGTGATGATGAAGGTATTCCCACTAATACAGAAAGAGGCCCGATGATCGCCGAGTGGATTTCCATTATTACGTCTCAACTGCAGCCGGCCCTCGTGGGGGCCGCCTGCGGGCTCATTACAGGTCTTATTCTCAAGCGCCTCGTCAAGTCCCTGGTGGTGACGGTCGCGTTCGCCCTGGCCATCTACACGATCGTCTCCTTCGCGACTAATTGGCTCGAAGGGATCGACCTCCTCACCGTCAGCAACGACGCCATCGCCTACGCGAAAGCCCAACAGGAGGGCATTAAGGAGACGGTGATGGGCTTCGCCAAGACTAATGCGAGCGCCTCAATCGGCTTCGCCGTCGGGCTCATCGCCGGAACGGTCCTTAAGGCCTGGCGACGGCGAGGCCGGCCTTCTTCTTAGAACACCCAAACCACATGACGGCAAGCCTGGAGTCGAAAACGCTGAGCTGTCTCCTGGGCGTGGCAATCGGGGACGCCCTCGGAGCTCTCCATGCGGGATGAGATTGAGGCCGTATCCGCCGACCTCTATCGGGCCGCCGAGGCCAAGGAGGCAGCCGATGCGCGTACTAACGAGTGAGTTTACCAAGGAGACCAAAGGTTTCAACGATACCCACGACATCACCGACCGGGTGGCCGAGGCCGTCAGGGAGAGCGGGTTGAGCGGTGGCGTGGCGGTGGTCTTCGTGCCGGGAAGTACGGCGGGGCTCACCTCCATCGAGTACGAGCCCGGCGCCGTCGCCGACTTGGCGGAGGCCGTCGGCCGGGCCGCGCCGACCGACATCCCCTACGCCCACGACGCCGCCTGGGGCGACGGCAACGGCTTCAGCCACGTGCGGGCGGCCCTCATCGGACCCTCCCTCACGGTGCCCTTCGCAAACGGGGCGCTGATCCTCGGCACCTGGCAGCAGATCGTCCTTATCGACTTCGACAACCGTGCCCGCACCCGCCGCGTTATCATCCAGATAATGGGCCAGTGAGGGGAGACACCGTCTTCACCGTTCGCCGGCCGGAGCTGTCTCGCCAGGCGCCTTCGGCTCGGCCTGGCGCACGATGCAGGCTGCCTGGTGGCCCGGGGAAATTTCTTTAAGCTCCGGGACGGTCTGCTCGCACTCCGGAATTTTCAGGGGGCAGCGCGGGTGGAAGACGCAGCCCGACGGGGGGTTGATGGGACTCGGAACGTCGCCGGGCAGAAGCACACGCGCCCGTTTGGCGGTCGGGTCGGGGATGAGCACGGCGCTGAGAAGCGCCTCGGTATAAGGGTGCTGGGGGTTGGCGTAGATGTCCTCGGCCGAGGCAATCTCCACAATGCGGCCCAGGTACATGACCGCCACCCTGTCGGCGATGTGCTCCACGACGCTTAAGTCATGAGAGATGAGCAGGTAGGCAAGGCCTAGCTCAGCCTGGAGGTCCTCTAGGAGATTGATGACCTGGGCGCGGATGGAGACGTCGAGGGCGCTGACCGGCTCGTCGCAGATGATAAACTTCGGCTGAAGGGCGAGGGCCCTGGCGATCCCGATCCTCTGGCGCTGCCCTCCGGAGAACTCGTGGGGATAGCGGCGCATGTGATCCCTTGTCATGCCCACCTTCTGTAGCAGGGCCGCCACCCGATCCTCCTTTTCCTGGCCCTGTGCCAGCCCGTGAATCTCGAGGGGCTCACCGACAATCGCCCCCACCGTCATCCGGGGGTTGAGCGAGCTGTAGGGGTCCTGAAAAATTATCTGCATCTGACGCCTAAGGACCCGAAGCTCCTCCTTGCCGAGGTCGAAGACGCTGTGGCCGTCGAAGCGCACCGAACCGCTTGTGGGCTCGATGAGCCTCAAAATAAGCCGTCCGGTGGTCGTCTTGCCGCAGCCGCTCTCGCCCACCAGCCCCAGCGTCTCTCCTTCGCTCATGGTAAATGACACCCCGTCGACGGCGTGGACCTTGGCCACCACCCGGCCCATGAATCCCCCTTTGAGGGGAAAGTGCTTGACGAGGTTCTCGACGACGAGGAGCTCGCGGTTGGTGGTATCCATAGTGGAGCCTATTCCTGGTGGAGCCAGCAAGCGGCCAGGGTTTCTCTCCCCACAGCCTCCAGAGGCGGCTCGTCTTTCCGACACCGTTCCATGACGTGGGGGCAGCGGGGGGCGAAGGCGCAGCCAGGCGGGATGGCGAAGATGCTGGGGATAAGCCCTGGAATCTCCTGGAGCCGCTCGCGCTGGCCCGTGGCGTCTTTATCAATTCGCGGCACCGAGTGCAGCAGCCCCTGGGTGTAGGGGTGTTTGGGCTCGGCGAAGAGGCGTTCCACGGGAGCCTCCTCGATAATCTTCCCGGCGTACATGACGGCGACCCGGTCTGCGATATCCGCCACCACCCCGAGGTCGTGGGTGATCAGGAGGATCGCCATGCCGAGATCGGCCTGCAGGGTGCGCATGAGATCGAGAATCTGGGCCTGGATGGTCACGTCGAGGGCGGTGGTCGGCTCATCGGCGATGAGCAGCTTGGGACGGCATGTCAGCGCCATAGCGATCATAGCCCGCTGGCGCATCCCGCCTGAGAGCTGATGGGGGTACTCGTCCACCCTCTTGTCCGGGTCGGGGATGCCGACGCACTGCAACATCTCGACCGCCTGTACGCGCGCCTCCCGCTTGCTGAGAGCCTGGTGGAGAATGATGGCCTCGGTTATTTGGTCACCGATGGTGAATACCGGATTGAGGCTGGTCATGGGCTCCTGAAATACCATGGAGATGTCGTTGCCCCGGACGGCCCGCATCTCCTCCTCGGTGAGGGCGAGCAGGTTGACGCCGTTGAAGTGGATGGCCCCGCCGACTATTTTGCCTGGTGGGTCGGGGACAAGGCGAAGGAGCGACAGCGCCGTGACCGTCTTGCCACAGCCGCTTTCGCCCACCAGGCCCAGGGTCTCTCCAGCCTGCAACTGGAATGAGACGCCGTCAACGGCCCTGCCCTCTCCCTGGCTCGTGACGAAGACCGTTTTGAGGTCTTCCACAACGAGGAGCGGTTCTGCCGTGGATTGAGTGGAATTGGTCACAAATTCACCTGCCGGCCGAATCAGGATCGTTGTTCTTTGCAATGGCCATAGTTAGAATAGCCTGGCCATCGTGAATTTCAACATCGGCGCATGCAGTATAGACGGAGAGGCAAAGCAGCGTCAAGGCTATGGCTGGTGCGTGCCTATACGATTAAGGAACAATCTATCCTACAAGATGTTGTAAAATGCGTACGTATGTATACAAGATGTAGTATTTTTCCTTGACAAGAGGCGAGAGAAAGGATACCTTGCTTCAAGGAAGGGAGCGAGGTGTTCCGAGCGGCCTGGATCGGTTGCCTACGGAGGGGAGGCTATGGTTGCCAAAAGGAGAGGACATTGGTCCAAAGTGCTCAATTACGCTCTGCTTGCTGGGATTATGCTTTCACTGATCGCGACCACCGGTTGCCAGCAGCTTTCGATACCTAGGGCCATCTCAGGCGCGCCCCCGGAGCAGCCCATCCCTGCCGGCCGCTTCCACGACGTCCCGGTCCCCTCCACATTCCGCCCCATTTCCGACCGCACATTCGTCTTCGAGAATCCGAGCCTCAAGGCGGGCATCCTGGTCTACAAGGGGAAGCTGTCGCTCACCGACACGGTCAATTTCTTTAAGGATCATATGCCCGCTAACGGATGGCGCATGGTCTCCAGCTTGGAGGTCAAGGACGTCATTATGAAGTTCGAGAAGGTGGGCTGGACCTGTGACGTCACCGTCCGGCGCGGCTTCGAGCGCGAGATCACCATCTATATAGGCCCCACCGGCAACGGATCCGAACAGGCCGTTCTCGTTCCACCTCCCAGCTAAACAGGCCCATGGGCCGAGTCGTCGTCGTCGGCAGCGCCAACGTCGACATGGTTATCCCTGTGCCCCGCCTGCCGGGGTCAGGTGAGACGGTCCTCGGCGGGCCCCTGGAGCAGTACTTCGGGGGCAAGGGCGCCAACCAGGCGGTTGCCGCCCGGCGGGCCGGGGCCACGGTGGCTCTTGTGGCCCGGTTCGGCCGAGACGACTTCGGCCGACGTTACAGAGCGTTCCTCGCGAGGACGGGCATCAATTTGTCAGCTTCCACCACAGCCGTCGGCGCCTCGACGGGGGTGGCCCTCATATCCGTCGATAAGGCCGGACGAAACCAGATCGCCGTCGCGGGCGGGGCCAATTCCACCTTGGAAGAGGACCACATAGAGCGGGCCGTAGGACTCCTTCGCCGGGCTGACGTTTTGCTCTGTCAGCTGGAGGTTCCCATGCCAGCTGTTGGTGCGGCCCTGCGGGCGGCAAAGGCTTTCGGAGTCAGGACCATTCTCAACCCAGCCCCCGCCCGCCCGCTACCCCGACGGCTCTTGAAGTACGCGGACCTACTGACCCCTAACGAGAGCGAGGCCGCCAGCCTAACCGGCCTACCGACCCGAACCGTTGGCGAGGTGCGCCGGGCGGCCCAGGCTCTCCTGGCCCTCGGCTGCGGGGCTGTCTGCGTGACCCTGGGCGCGCGAGGCGCCCTCTTGGCGGAGGAGGAAGGGGTGGAGCAGCGCATTCAAGCGTTCAAGGTCAAAGCCGTTGACACGACCGGCTGCGGCGACGCCTTTAACGGGGCGCTGGCGGCAGCATGGGCTACGGGCCGCCCCTTGAGTGATGCCATTCGGTGGGGTGTGGCGGCGGGCGCGCTTGCGGCCACGGTCAAGGGCGCACAGCCATCCCTCCCACTGGCTCGCGCCATAAAGCGCCTCCTTGCGGGCCTACGCTAAATCATCCAAGAGAAGGAAACAGGGCGAGGGAATTAGGGCTCGCTCCCAGCGAGACGGTCCGGGTACGTCTCGATGGTGGCATTTGTCGTGGCCTCTTCGAGGAAGGCTCGAACAGCTTCCTGCTGGCGCTCGGCCTGGAGGCGCTGATGAATCCGCTCCGAAACCTCGCTGAATTCCATCTGGATGGGTGGGATGTGGTCGGTGACCTTGATGATGTGGAACCCAAACGGGGTCTTGACGACTTCGCTGATGGAGCCCACCGACAAATTGAATGCGACCTGGTCGAATTCGAGAGGCATCTCGCCCCGAGTGATGCTGCCAAGGGAGCCCCCCTGAGCTGCGCGGGGGCCGTTAGAGCGCTCCTTGGCCAGGTCCACAAAGTCCTTTCCTTCCCGGAGGGCCGCCTGGACGGCCTTAGCCTCCTCCTCGGTCTTGAGGACTATGTGGCTCGCGGTGATTTTCTCCGGCGTCTTGAAACGGTCTTTGTTCTCTAGGTAATATCGCTCGGTGTCGGCCTCGGTTACGGGCTTGGCCCTCTCGACAACTTTGCCCAGGAAGGCCTGCGTGACCACCTCTTTCTTAAATTTTGCCATCAGAGAGACCACGTCGGGGTCGGTGTCGAGGCCGCCGCTCATCGCCTCTTGGAAAAAGAGCTCCTTATTGACCAGACTATCGAGAACCCTCTCGCGGTTTCTGAAGGCCAGGTGCTGCTGTTGGGGCGGCAAGCCGGCCACTAAATCGAGGAAGTCGCTCATAGTGATGTTCGTCCCATTAACCTTGGCCAGGACAATTTGAGATGGCTCCGAGGCGGGGGCTTCTTTTTGGGCGAAGGCCTGGCCGACCAACACGAGGACAAGGGCGCAAGCGAGTGCTATTGGGCGCATGAGGAGCTCCACTGGCGGTATATGAACGAAGCCCAAACCTACTCGACGACTTTGTTCTTGTCAAGGAAATCCCGGAAAGGACGTTTGTTTACACCCGTCGCCGGCGTGTGATAGGGTTTGAGACCTCTGGATTCGTGCGTTAGGAGACCGCCGCGTGATTTCCGCAGACGCTCTTTGCTTCGACCTCGACGGCACCCTCATTGACTCAGCCGACGACCTTGTGCAGGCCACGATTCACAGCCTCCACGGCCTCGGGATCGACCCGCCCCCTCCAGAGGTGATAATTGGCTACGTCGGAGGCGGAGCCCGTGCGCTCTTGCAAGGCTCTATGGGCGAGGCTGCCACACCGGAGAGGCTGGAGGCGGGGCTGGCCACGTTTATTGACTACTATGGAGCACACTTGCTAGACCACACCCTACCTTACCCCGGCGTGGAGGAGGTGCTGAGACATTTCTTCGCCACGAAACCCATGGGAGTGGTCACCAACAAGCCGGAGGCCTTCAGCCGAAGCATCCTCGAGGGTCTGGGGCTCGCAGGCTACTTCCGGGAGATTCTCGGCTACGACAGCGTGGAGAGGAAGAAGCCCCACCCCGAGGGAATATTACAGGCGCTCCATGGCTGGGGCGTGGAGCCCACTCGGGCCGTTATGGTGGGCGACAGCGACCACGACATCCTGGCGGGCAAGGCCGCCGGGACGGTGACGGTGGCGGTCGCCTACGGCTTCAAGTCCTCGGAGGAGCTACTCTCCGCCGGGCCCGACTATCTCATCCATGATATCCGGGAGCTTATTGAACTCGTCGCACCCTGAAGGTCTCACGCCAAAGCTCCGCCTTTCCCACCGAATACTTTAAGGAAAAATTTGCAAATTTGGACTACACCGATCCGGCTGATATCCGACTATATAAATAGACGGTATTATAGATTAGCCAAAGAAGGAAAGGGATTTTTCTGCCTCTTGCTGGGAGAGCCCGAAATGTCCAATTTCTACAGAGTCGCCTTCTTCTGCCACGGCTGCGGACTGGAAAACTATTTCACCTACCATTGTGGGAATGAAGACATCTTAGTGGCCGTGAGGCAAGCCGCCAACTTCGACTGCCCTTCGGGATGCGACCCCCACATCGAAGACTTCGAGCTGACCAGCCTCCAGGAGGTTGCATGGCAGGCGGCAGTCGAGGCAGTAGGCGCCGTCTTCCACTAACGCCACCAAGTAATTTTCCATCCTTAAGAGCGTCCGTAGCTGTTTCGAAACCTTTGGGCCTAGAGGCTCGCCAAAGCGG
This window harbors:
- a CDS encoding glycogen debranching enzyme family protein; amino-acid sequence: MKPLVTVDHTALREFSRAITLEWLETDGMGGYASSTVLGINTRRYHGLLIAAATPPVDRLLLLAKIEETVSLGGTPFLLSANCYPDTIYPHGHTHLDLFRLAPWPIFTYRMGEAFLDKHCFMVHGEPTTVVAYHLRQAEEPADIHLRLMVGFRGHHELRGEETSMETTIRQEDDIVVVEPPSGLHPLYVAHTGSRVDTSAFWYHQLTYPWETERGLADEEDLYSPLALIGRIEPGGWLTVVASAQRPGSVDREALMEAERERRSSLVRPGASQAVETLSHATSRFIVRRGAEGTNVIAGYPWFTDWGRDAMISLPGLALAAGRPTLARSILETYAGLLADGLLPNYFPEDGGPPSYDSVDAALWFIVAAHRYMEATGDEVFLKDRLGEASRAILSAYEAGTTSAIRMDVDGLLTAGGPGSHLTWMDGKVGEVVITPRHGKPVEVNALWYNALSIGATFAERLGWSSDAESWAALAGRVRERFDEAFWYDDGGHCYDLVRGDERDVSIRPNQIFALSLPYPMLDEARRAGVLAVVTAHLLTPMGLRTLSPYDPRYKGRHGKTLWEQDAAYHQGTVWAYLMGPYIDAYLAVHGEGPNVRDHARRLLEPLLDHLQEACLGTVSELFDGDPPHAPQGCTAQAWSVAELLRVLTRLEG
- a CDS encoding YjbQ family protein, whose product is MRVLTSEFTKETKGFNDTHDITDRVAEAVRESGLSGGVAVVFVPGSTAGLTSIEYEPGAVADLAEAVGRAAPTDIPYAHDAAWGDGNGFSHVRAALIGPSLTVPFANGALILGTWQQIVLIDFDNRARTRRVIIQIMGQ
- a CDS encoding dipeptide ABC transporter ATP-binding protein produces the protein MDTTNRELLVVENLVKHFPLKGGFMGRVVAKVHAVDGVSFTMSEGETLGLVGESGCGKTTTGRLILRLIEPTSGSVRFDGHSVFDLGKEELRVLRRQMQIIFQDPYSSLNPRMTVGAIVGEPLEIHGLAQGQEKEDRVAALLQKVGMTRDHMRRYPHEFSGGQRQRIGIARALALQPKFIICDEPVSALDVSIRAQVINLLEDLQAELGLAYLLISHDLSVVEHIADRVAVMYLGRIVEIASAEDIYANPQHPYTEALLSAVLIPDPTAKRARVLLPGDVPSPINPPSGCVFHPRCPLKIPECEQTVPELKEISPGHQAACIVRQAEPKAPGETAPAGER
- a CDS encoding ABC transporter ATP-binding protein, whose product is MRPAGEFVTNSTQSTAEPLLVVEDLKTVFVTSQGEGRAVDGVSFQLQAGETLGLVGESGCGKTVTALSLLRLVPDPPGKIVGGAIHFNGVNLLALTEEEMRAVRGNDISMVFQEPMTSLNPVFTIGDQITEAIILHQALSKREARVQAVEMLQCVGIPDPDKRVDEYPHQLSGGMRQRAMIAMALTCRPKLLIADEPTTALDVTIQAQILDLMRTLQADLGMAILLITHDLGVVADIADRVAVMYAGKIIEEAPVERLFAEPKHPYTQGLLHSVPRIDKDATGQRERLQEIPGLIPSIFAIPPGCAFAPRCPHVMERCRKDEPPLEAVGRETLAACWLHQE
- the rbsK gene encoding ribokinase — protein: MGRVVVVGSANVDMVIPVPRLPGSGETVLGGPLEQYFGGKGANQAVAARRAGATVALVARFGRDDFGRRYRAFLARTGINLSASTTAVGASTGVALISVDKAGRNQIAVAGGANSTLEEDHIERAVGLLRRADVLLCQLEVPMPAVGAALRAAKAFGVRTILNPAPARPLPRRLLKYADLLTPNESEAASLTGLPTRTVGEVRRAAQALLALGCGAVCVTLGARGALLAEEEGVEQRIQAFKVKAVDTTGCGDAFNGALAAAWATGRPLSDAIRWGVAAGALAATVKGAQPSLPLARAIKRLLAGLR
- a CDS encoding peptidyl-prolyl cis-trans isomerase gives rise to the protein MRPIALACALVLVLVGQAFAQKEAPASEPSQIVLAKVNGTNITMSDFLDLVAGLPPQQQHLAFRNRERVLDSLVNKELFFQEAMSGGLDTDPDVVSLMAKFKKEVVTQAFLGKVVERAKPVTEADTERYYLENKDRFKTPEKITASHIVLKTEEEAKAVQAALREGKDFVDLAKERSNGPRAAQGGSLGSITRGEMPLEFDQVAFNLSVGSISEVVKTPFGFHIIKVTDHIPPIQMEFSEVSERIHQRLQAERQQEAVRAFLEEATTNATIETYPDRLAGSEP
- a CDS encoding HAD-IA family hydrolase → MISADALCFDLDGTLIDSADDLVQATIHSLHGLGIDPPPPEVIIGYVGGGARALLQGSMGEAATPERLEAGLATFIDYYGAHLLDHTLPYPGVEEVLRHFFATKPMGVVTNKPEAFSRSILEGLGLAGYFREILGYDSVERKKPHPEGILQALHGWGVEPTRAVMVGDSDHDILAGKAAGTVTVAVAYGFKSSEELLSAGPDYLIHDIRELIELVAP